Proteins found in one Gadus macrocephalus chromosome 23, ASM3116895v1 genomic segment:
- the alg14 gene encoding UDP-N-acetylglucosamine transferase subunit ALG14 homolog, with protein MSLMLGLLLGLFCTVCIFLLRLLLVVNSGPNCKPGGKGSVCVLVVAGSGGHTTEILRLMESLSPSYKPRHYVIADTDRISEEKIRAFESAKENAASGSKYTVHRIPRSREVLQSWSSSLKSTLNALLYSVPLVFRLQPDVVLCNGPGTCVPLCASALLLGVLGLKRVLIVYVESLCRVETMSLSGKILYPVADYFFVQWSTLRDKYPRSIFLGRLV; from the exons ATGTCGCTTATGCTAGGATTGTTGTTGGGGTTATTCTGCACAGTGTGTATATTTCTGTTAAGATTACTTTTAGTAGTCAATTCTGGTCCGAACTGTAAACCTGGAGGGAAAGGCTCTGTCTGCGTGCTGGTAGTAGCTGGGTCAG GGGGCCACACTACAGAAATTCTCCGACTGATGGAGAGTCTGTCGCCGTCCTACAAACCCCGCCACTACGTCATCGCGGACACTGACCGGATCAGTGAGGAGAAAATCCGTGCCTTTGAAAGCGCCAAGGAAAATGCAGCCAGCGGGTCAAAG TATACGGTCCACCGGATCCCACGCAGTCGAGAGGTTCTGCAGTCCTGGAGTTCTTCGTTGAAGAGTACCCTCAACGCCCTGCTCTACTCCGTACCCTTGGTCTTTAGACTCCAACCGGACGTG GTGCTGTGCAACGGCCCGGGTACCTGCGTCCCCCTGTGCGCGTCGGCGCTCCTGCTGGGGGTGCTTGGGCTAAAGAGGGTCCTGATCGTCTACGTGGAGAGCCTGTGTCGGGTGGAGACCATGTCGCTCTCTGGGAAGATCCTCTATCCGGTGGCCGACTACTTTTTCGTGCAGTGGTCGACTCTGAGAGACAAATACCCCAGATCTATTTTCCTCGGGAGACTGGTTTGA